In the Agrococcus beijingensis genome, CGGCACCGAACAGAAACTCCTCCCAGGACTCGGCACCGGGCAAGGACTCTGGCGCATCAAAGAACGCTCCTTCGTCGTCCAGCACCAACTTCACCCGGCCGAGCTCGCCGCGTTCGACACCACCGCGAGGATGAAGGGCTAAATGCTCAGGTTCAGGATTTCTGAACTCTGATTCCGCGTGATTCTGCGGGTTTTGGCCGATCTGTGGGGTGTTGTGAGGGTGCAAGTTCCCGCGCCCACCGATCCTCTCGTAATGACTGTTTCGGCGTGCCGGTTCGCACCTATCCCTCGATTGACACGCCATGACCGAGGGAGCAGCACTGATGGACACGATCAACGAACTGGCAGCAGATGAGAGCACCGCGAGGATCATCCTCGCTATCGCGTCCGAACCAGGAGATGCGGTGACGGGGCGGATGATTCGCACCGTCGGCGCATCCGAAACGGTCGCCCGCGTCCTCGCCGATGAAGTCCCGGCAGGGCCCGACGGTGACACCTGGCAGCGCCGCCTCGCACCACGCCTCGACGCCGCACAAATCCAGCGGGTGCTTGCTGAGACAGAGCGGCACGGGATGCGGGTGCTGATCCCCGGCGATGCTGAATGGCCTGCCGGGATCGACGCGCTCGGTGATGGCGCGCCGGTGGCGTTGTGGGCGAAAGGCAACCCAGGGCTGCTGACCGGACCGATGTGGGATCGCCTCACCATCACCGGAGCCAGGGCGTCCACCGCCTACGGGGAACACGTCACCACGGAGCTGGTGCAGTCGGCGGTCGCCGACTCCCGTGTGGTGTTTTCGGGCGGCGCGTATGGGATCGATGGTGCCGCGCACCGTGCCGCACTCGCCTCGAATGGCTCAACGGTCGCCGTGCTCGCAGGCGGCTTGGATCGGCTGTATCCGGCAGGGCACACTGATCTGCTGACCCGTGTCGGCAAGGACGGCCTGTTGCTGTCGGAGTTGCCGCCGGGTGCGGCGCCGACGAAGTGGAGGTTCCTGCAACGAGGCAGGCTCCTCGCCGCGCTCTCCGGCACCGTCCTCATCGCCGAGGCCGGGTACCGTTCCGGCACCCTCCACACCGCCGCCCGCGCCGCCGAACTCGGCCGCCCGGTCGGGGCTATCCCCGGGCCGATCACGAGCGCCACCTCTACGGGCTGTCATCGGTTGCTGCGTGACGGCCTCGCCACGGTGGTGACTGGCTATGAAGATGTGCGCGAGTTGCTGCATGGGGTTCGTGACCGGGCTCACCGTGCCGTGCGGGAGCGTGCGGGACTCGAGTCCGACCCGCTCGAGGCTGGGCCGTCGGCGCAGGGGCGGGATTTGAGGGGGCCGGTGTTGTGAGGCGGGTGGTGCACCTGGTGTGAAGGCGGCCGGCTCTGGTCGCTGATGAACACACACCAGGAGGTATCTCGTGTCAGGATCACTCGCCCACATCACGCAGCCGGAGGCTGCGCCACCCAGAACGGGGGTGCGGCGCTGGCTGTCAGCGCTGCTCGCGCTCCTGGTCATCGCGGGTTCGTTCGCGCTTGGCTCCCAGGCTGCCCATGCGGGCAGTGAAGGGGTCGGGTACTGGTCAGATGGTGCGTTCCTCGGCGCGTACAACACGGATGTGGACGGCCGGCAGGCGTATTGCGCGGACCTGGACGCGGACCCGCCCTACGGCAACACATCGGGGCCGGAACGGATCACGGCGTTGGATTCGCTGTCGCGGCAGCAGCTTGCCGAGTTGAACTATGTGATGGACCGGTGGGGGCAGTCGGGCGATCCGAACGTCACCGCCGCGGTCGCGCTGCATGTGTGGTCGGTGGCGAGCCCTGGCCGGTATAACTCGCACGGCATGTCCGGTGACGACTACTACGTTGCCCGAGCCCCCGCGTCGGAGCGGGGAACGATCCTCGCGAACCTCGCCGCGATGCGGCAGGAGGCCGCAGCAAACGCGGTCACCGACCCGTCACTGTCGCTATCGCTTGAGATGTCGGATCAGTACGCGGGCACGCTCACCGTCGCCACCCACCCCGCAGGCCTCACCGGTGCTGCGACCTTGTCGGATGCGGTCTTCGCTAACGGTTCCTCGGCGCGCACGATCGGCTCCGGGGCGCACCCGATCACCGGCACCCCCGCAGTCGGTGTGCCGTCCTACCGGGTTGGCGCGTCGATGAGCATCGATGCGGCCGGGTATGGTGCGGCGCTTGATCTCTACACGACTCCTGGGAAGCAGCGTTTGATCGCCGCCGTCGCAGGGTCATCCACCGGGTTGTCGGCGTCGGTGGAGTCGCCGGTGATTGAACTGGATTTCCAGCCGGAGATCACCACCCAGGTCGCCTCCCGCTACGTCGCGGAGGGTGATGCGTTCGTGGATGGGCTCACGGTGTCGGTGTCGAAGGGTACCTGGATTCACCTGGACGGCAACCCGATTGAGGTGACCGCGACCGGCACCTTGTATGGGCCGTTCGATGAGCAGCCTGCCGAAGCCGACACCCCACCTGCCGGAGCCCTCGTCGCAGGCGTCGAGACGGTGACGTTGACGGGTGCGGGGTCGTATACATCGCCGGGCACGATCGTTGCGCCGGAGTCGGGGTTCTACACGTGGGTGTGGAGCATCGACAAGACCGCGCACGGTGAGAACGCGAAGTACCTCACCGACTCGTTCACCGACCGCTTCGGCCAAGTCACTGAGACGTCGGTGGTGCCGTTCCAGCCCGAAGCTGTCTCCAAGGCGGATCAGCGTCTCGCTGTCCCCGGTGATGCACTCACGGACACGATCACCGTTAGTAGCAGTAATGGTGCGTGGTTGAAGAAGGACGGCGCGCACATTCCGGTGGTGTTCGAGGGCACCGCCTACCAGGTGCCCGGCACGCTGCCCCCGGCGCAGAACGCCGCGATCGACCCGAACGCGGTGCCGCTCGGTACCGTGACGGTCACCGCAGACGGCCCCGGCGTCTACACGTCCCCGTCGGTGGTCGCGCCGACGGGCGGGTTTGTGACCTGGGTGTGGGAGGTTCGGAAGACTACGCAGCCGGAGTGGGTGCGCGACTACCTCGCGAACGACTGGCAGGACGAGTACGGGATCACGGTGGAGACGACGTCGGTGCGGTGGCCGGTCACGGTGACCTCGCTGATGCGGGAGTACAACGTGCACCCCGGCGGACGCGCCTTCGATGTGATCACCGTCACCGGGTTCCCGGCGAACCACGGCGATTTCACCGGCGACGGCTACTGGAACGCCGATGTCGATGAACTGCATCACACCGTCTACGGCCCCTTCGCGTCAGATACGGAACTCACCGACGATCTCGACCTCACCAGCGCGCCGGTGCTGGCGGAACTGATGACGCCGGCACGCAATGGGGTCTACAAGCTCGGGTACACGGATGACGACAAGATCGTGCCGACCGAGCCCGGCTTCTACGTCCTCGTCACCACCTTCACCGGCGACGACCGCGTGCAGCCTTACTCCTCGTCTCCGGTGGACGTGCTGGAACGCTTCTACGTCCCACCCACCGGCAGAGAGGTGCCTGTGTCCGTGGTGACGCAGGCGACACCGGAAGCGTTCGTCGGCGAGCCGTTCTCGGATACCGCGCTCGTGCAGGGCACGAAGATTCCCGACGGTTCCTACCTGGTGTTCCGTGCCTACGGACCCCACCTGGCAGACGCGGAAGCCCTGTGTGAGGCGCCGTTCTACGAGAGCGAGGAGATCCCGGTCACCCAGGCCGGTGTCTACCGTTCCGGCACCACCACCGTCGATACCGCGGGGAACGTGTACTGGGTCGAATCCCTCTACAACGCCGACGGCGAGATCATCGCCGAGGGTCTTTGTGGGGCGTCGGGTGAGACGACGGTGGTGAAGGAGCAGCCGGAGGAGCTGATCGTGAAGACGAACGCCATGGCGAACGTGAAGCTGGGTGATCCGGCGCATGATGTTGCGACCGTCACCGGCACCGTCCCCGACGGGGCACGCCTGATCTTCGAGGCGTACCGGCAGGACAGTGACACCGCGACCTGCACCCCGGAAGAACTCGTCTTCACCTCCACCACGATTGATCTCGATGGGCCAGGTGAGTATCGCTCCGACGAGGTGATCTTCGACACGGTCGGCATCTACTACTGGGTGGAGACCGTCACCGATGAGGACGGCACGATCCTGCACCGTGGGGTCTGCGGTGCACCGGATGAGACCACCACCGTCACCGACACCCCAGACGTAGCAGGCACGCCGGGTGAGCTCGCGCACACCGGCGGCGGTGACTGGTGGCCGATCGGTCTCGCTGGTGGGCTGATCGCTGCGGTTACCGGTGGGGTGTTGCTGTTCGGGCGTCGCCTCGCGATCACGCGCGACCGCGCCGGGTACGTCCGTGACGAGGACCTGTCGTTCGAGGAGTTCAAGGCCCAGTTCGAGGGAGCAAAGGAGGACTAACCACAGGCTGCCGACCCTCCGGCACCCCCACCCCAGGGCGGGTCGGTATGGGAGGGCACGAACCACCCCAGGTTCGTGCCCTCCCACCTGCGTTTCGGGGGCGGTGCTAGTGCACCTGCCTGGCGACACCCCTGCACTCCACGGAGAGGAACCCTGTGACGCCGAAGCCTCGCTACCGCCGCACCCACCCCGACCACCAACCCCCGAAAGCGCCGAAGCCACCGAAGACTGAGCCCGGTGGACCGGTCGTCGTGCCGGTGGTGGAGTTCACCATCACCGCTGATGGTGCGATGACGGTCACGGTCGACGGGCGCCCGTATCTCCCGGAGCCGTTCGCTCCGGGATGGCGGCGCGAAGCGTTCCCGACCATCCTCGACGCCCTCACCGCCCAGTACCGGTCGCCGCTGCGCGTGCAGGTACACGAGGCCGACGGGTCAACGTTCACCGACATCATCACCCCGCCCCGCGAACGCACCACCCCAAAGCCCTGGGAAGCATCAGCACCGGCACCGGTGGCTGTGGTGTCGCCTCCGGTGCCAGCCGCGCAGCCGGTGCTGCATCAGGTGGCAGGGGCAGGGTTCGTTGCGGGTGAGGATGTCGCCGTCGCGATCATCCACGCCCACACCGACGCCAGCAGCGACGGCACCGCCCGCACCCTCCTCACCGCAGAGCAAACCGCGCTTGCGGTGACGGGTGAAGTGATCCTCCTCGGCCGCATCTCCGGCACCCTCACGGTCGGGAGAATCCAATGAGCACCCCGCGGCAGGGTGGGGCGCTTGGGGATGAGCTGGCGAACCTCGGAATCATCGCCCTCATCGCCGCCGCCGTCCTCGCCGTCATCCTCCGCGTTGCGGGAACGATCACCGCGTGGGTTACCGGGATTGCGCAGCCGCCGGGCGGGATCGAAGCCGGCCTCGGCGTGCTCCTGCACCCCTCCGACCCCGGTAGCGCACTCGCTGCCGACGAGCTGAACCCGGTCGCGTACTGGATCGTCACCGGCATCCTCATCGTCGCGGTCGGGAGTGCGGGGTGGTGGGTGTGGCGGTTCTTCCGCGAGCACGCACGACAGACGAAGGTCGACCCGTACCGGATCGTCGGGATCGCCACCCGCACCGACGTCACCACCGCCGCATCAGAGAAAGCACTGCTGCGTCGGGCCGGGCAACTCCGCCCCTCCATCCAGCAGCCTGCGGTCACCGATGTCGGATACCTCCTCGGCGCATCGAGGAACGTAAACGTGTGGGCGAGTGTGGAGGATTCGATCCTGCTGATCGGGCCACCACGATCGGGGAAGGGGTTGCATGTGGTCATCAACGCGATCCTCGACGCCCCAGGCGCCGTCGTCACGACCTCCACCCGCCCCGACAACCTCACTGCCACTCTCACAGCACGCCGTGCGGAGGGGCGGCCAGTGGCGGTGTTCGA is a window encoding:
- the dprA gene encoding DNA-processing protein DprA; the encoded protein is MDTINELAADESTARIILAIASEPGDAVTGRMIRTVGASETVARVLADEVPAGPDGDTWQRRLAPRLDAAQIQRVLAETERHGMRVLIPGDAEWPAGIDALGDGAPVALWAKGNPGLLTGPMWDRLTITGARASTAYGEHVTTELVQSAVADSRVVFSGGAYGIDGAAHRAALASNGSTVAVLAGGLDRLYPAGHTDLLTRVGKDGLLLSELPPGAAPTKWRFLQRGRLLAALSGTVLIAEAGYRSGTLHTAARAAELGRPVGAIPGPITSATSTGCHRLLRDGLATVVTGYEDVRELLHGVRDRAHRAVRERAGLESDPLEAGPSAQGRDLRGPVL